A region from the Thauera humireducens genome encodes:
- a CDS encoding type II secretion system F family protein: MATASRAMRPAGPQEDLYNWEGKDKSGKIVRGEIRASGDAVVKAMLRRQGILVTKVKKQKLSRGGKISEKDIALFTRQLATMMKSGVPLLQAFDIGIKGSGNPALARLLNEVRNDVETGSSLSQAFAKHPVHFDRLFTNLVAAGEQAGILDSLLDRIATYKEKILAIKGKIKSALFYPIAVVVVAALVISVMMLFVIPEFKSVFSGFGAELPAPTMIVIGISDFFVEFWYIVLGIPIVAIMAISWIYKRSVAMQIAIDRLVLKLPVVGDIIRKATVARWTRTLSTMFAAGVPLVEALDSVGGASGNHIYLTATRQIQSDVSTGTSLTVAMQNANVFPTMVVQMVSIGEESGQLDAMLGKVADFFEQEVDEAVSGLSQLLEPIIMVFLGTVIGGLVIAMYLPIFKLGSIV; this comes from the coding sequence ATGGCAACGGCTAGCCGCGCAATGCGCCCCGCAGGCCCCCAGGAGGATCTGTACAACTGGGAAGGCAAGGACAAGTCCGGCAAGATCGTGCGCGGCGAGATCAGGGCTTCCGGTGACGCGGTCGTCAAGGCCATGCTCCGCCGCCAGGGCATCCTGGTCACCAAGGTCAAGAAACAGAAGCTGTCGCGTGGCGGCAAGATCAGCGAGAAGGACATCGCGCTCTTCACCCGCCAGCTGGCGACAATGATGAAATCCGGCGTGCCGCTGCTTCAGGCCTTCGACATCGGCATCAAGGGTTCTGGCAACCCTGCGCTGGCACGCCTGCTGAACGAAGTCCGGAACGACGTCGAAACCGGCTCGAGCCTGTCGCAGGCCTTCGCCAAGCACCCCGTGCATTTCGATCGTCTGTTCACCAACCTGGTCGCCGCCGGCGAACAGGCCGGCATCCTGGACAGCCTGCTGGACCGGATCGCCACCTACAAGGAAAAGATCCTTGCCATAAAGGGCAAGATCAAGTCGGCGCTGTTCTATCCGATCGCGGTCGTCGTGGTGGCCGCACTGGTGATCTCGGTGATGATGCTGTTCGTCATTCCCGAGTTCAAGAGTGTCTTCTCCGGGTTCGGAGCCGAACTGCCGGCGCCGACCATGATCGTCATCGGAATTTCCGACTTCTTTGTCGAGTTCTGGTACATCGTGCTCGGCATCCCCATTGTCGCGATCATGGCCATCAGCTGGATCTACAAACGCTCCGTCGCCATGCAGATCGCGATCGATCGCCTCGTACTCAAGCTGCCCGTCGTCGGCGACATCATCCGCAAGGCGACGGTGGCACGCTGGACCCGTACGCTGTCGACCATGTTCGCAGCCGGCGTCCCCCTTGTCGAAGCGCTGGATTCGGTCGGCGGCGCCTCCGGCAACCACATCTATCTGACTGCGACCCGCCAGATCCAGAGCGACGTGAGCACCGGCACGAGCCTGACCGTCGCCATGCAGAACGCCAACGTGTTCCCGACCATGGTGGTGCAGATGGTGTCGATCGGCGAGGAGTCCGGTCAGCTGGATGCCATGCTCGGCAAGGTGGCGGACTTCTTCGAGCAGGAAGTCGACGAGGCCGTATCCGGGCTGTCGCAGCTGCTCGAGCCGATCATCATGGTCTTCCTCGGCACCGTTATCGGCGGCCTGGTGATCGCGATGTATCTTCCGATCTTCAAGCTCGGCTCGATCGTCTGA
- a CDS encoding prepilin peptidase — MLALLQDPLAFTGVGALLGLFVGSFLNVVIHRLPRMMERDWHVQAAELRGEEVQPTERFNLATPRSRCPHCGHLIGALENIPVLSYLVLRGRCGHCGARISLRYPIVEAFTALLSGYAAWHFGFGLAAAGALLFIWTMVALAFIDIDTQLLPDDLTLPLLWLGLLFNLGDTFTDLPSAVIGAMAGYLALWSVYWLFKLVTGKEGMGYGDFKLLAAIGAWLGWSLLPLTILLSSLVGAVVGITLIVLARHGRNVPIPFGPYLAAAGIIALFWGETLTSRYLGLL, encoded by the coding sequence ATGCTGGCGCTCTTGCAAGACCCGCTCGCCTTCACCGGCGTGGGCGCCCTGCTGGGATTGTTCGTCGGCAGCTTCCTGAACGTCGTGATCCACCGCCTGCCAAGGATGATGGAGCGTGACTGGCATGTACAAGCTGCCGAGTTGAGGGGCGAGGAGGTCCAGCCGACCGAGCGCTTCAATCTCGCGACGCCGCGGTCGCGCTGCCCGCACTGCGGGCACCTCATCGGCGCGCTCGAGAACATCCCGGTCCTGAGCTACCTCGTGCTGCGGGGGCGCTGCGGCCACTGCGGCGCCCGGATCAGCCTGCGCTACCCGATCGTCGAGGCGTTCACCGCCCTGCTCTCGGGCTACGCTGCCTGGCATTTCGGTTTCGGGCTCGCGGCTGCCGGCGCCCTGCTGTTCATCTGGACGATGGTGGCGCTGGCCTTCATCGACATCGATACGCAGCTGCTGCCCGACGATCTGACGCTTCCTCTGCTTTGGCTTGGCCTGCTCTTCAACCTGGGCGACACCTTTACCGATCTGCCCAGTGCAGTGATCGGCGCCATGGCAGGGTATCTTGCGTTGTGGTCAGTGTATTGGCTGTTCAAGCTCGTCACCGGCAAGGAAGGCATGGGCTATGGCGACTTCAAGCTGCTGGCAGCCATTGGCGCCTGGCTGGGCTGGTCGCTGCTGCCGCTGACGATCCTGCTCTCGTCGCTCGTCGGCGCGGTCGTCGGCATCACCCTCATCGTCCTTGCCCGCCACGGTCGCAACGTGCCGATCCCCTTTGGCCCCTACCTGGCCGCAGCGGGCATCATCGCCCTGTTCTGGGGCGAGACCCTGACGTCCCGCTACCTCGGTCTGCTCTGA
- a CDS encoding FmdB family zinc ribbon protein yields the protein MPIYEYRCPSCGFQKEHLQKMSDEPLSSCPSCGATGYAKLLSAAGFQLKGTGWYATDFKGGSTASSPSTDSSPSSAPACAGGGCACH from the coding sequence ATGCCCATCTACGAATATCGTTGCCCGAGCTGCGGTTTCCAGAAGGAACACCTGCAGAAAATGAGCGATGAACCCCTGTCGTCCTGCCCGTCCTGCGGTGCCACCGGCTACGCCAAACTGCTGTCGGCCGCCGGCTTCCAGCTGAAGGGCACCGGCTGGTACGCCACCGACTTCAAGGGTGGCAGCACCGCCTCTTCGCCCTCTACCGACAGCAGCCCATCGTCCGCCCCCGCTTGCGCCGGCGGCGGCTGCGCCTGTCACTGA
- a CDS encoding DUF502 domain-containing protein, which translates to MKKYFITGLLIWIPLAITFMVLAWIVNTLDQILLWLPNGAQPQTVLGFNIPGIGVLMALAIVLATGLVAANVLGQKIVALWEAVLARIPVVKSIYYSVKQVSDTLFSSSGQAFRKALLVQYPRQGAWTIAFLTGKPGGDAAHHLAGDYVSVYVPTTPNPTSGFFLMMPRDDVIELDMSVDEALKYIISMGVVAPPSRRAERPALLNE; encoded by the coding sequence GTGAAGAAATACTTCATCACCGGCCTGCTGATCTGGATTCCGCTGGCGATCACCTTCATGGTGCTCGCGTGGATCGTCAACACGCTCGATCAGATCCTGCTCTGGCTGCCCAATGGCGCACAGCCGCAGACCGTTCTCGGATTCAACATCCCGGGCATTGGCGTGCTGATGGCCCTGGCCATCGTGCTGGCGACCGGTCTCGTGGCCGCGAACGTGCTCGGCCAGAAGATCGTTGCCCTCTGGGAGGCCGTCCTCGCCCGCATCCCGGTGGTGAAGTCGATCTACTACAGTGTCAAGCAGGTATCGGACACCTTGTTCTCGAGCAGCGGCCAGGCCTTCCGCAAGGCCCTGCTCGTGCAATACCCGCGCCAGGGCGCGTGGACCATCGCCTTCCTCACCGGCAAGCCCGGCGGAGACGCCGCCCACCACCTCGCCGGCGACTACGTCAGTGTCTATGTTCCGACCACGCCCAACCCGACCTCCGGCTTCTTTCTGATGATGCCGCGGGACGACGTGATCGAGCTCGACATGAGCGTCGACGAAGCGTTGAAGTACATCATTTCGATGGGCGTCGTCGCGCCCCCCAGCCGCCGTGCCGAGCGCCCGGCGCTGCTAAACGAATAA
- the aspS gene encoding aspartate--tRNA ligase translates to MRTHYCGQVTAADLDQIVTICGWVHRRRDHGGVIFIDLRDREGLVQVVCDPDRAEMFRLAESVRSEFVLKMSGKVRRRPAGTENANLTSGEIEILCHEIEVLNAAATPPFQVDDENLSETVRLTNRVIDLRRPQMQKNLMLRYKTTMAFRRFLDGAGFIDVETPMLTKSTPEGARDYLVPSRVHPGQFFALPQSPQLFKQLLMVAGYDRYYQIVKCFRDEDLRADRQPEFTQVDLETSFMNEHEITALVEEMIRFVFKEAMAVELPAPFPRMTYAEAMRRYGSDKPDLRVTLELTDVTDAVQDVAFKVFSGPATSGGRVAAMRVPGGNSLTRGEIDEYTKFVGIYGAKGLAYIKVNDVTQPNEQGLQSPIVKNLHETALRTILERTGAQSGDLIFFGADKTKVVNDAMGALRIKLGHEKGYVTGEAWCPLWVVDFPMFEYDEDDKRWVACHHPFTSPKDEHLDLLTTNPGECLAKAYDLALNGWEIGGGSVRIHRADVQAKVFDALNIGPEEQQVKFGFLLDALKYGAPPHGGLAFGLDRIVTMMTGAESIRDVIAFPKTQRAQCLLTNAPGEVDEKQLRELHIRLRQKVETQVEVGKT, encoded by the coding sequence ATGCGAACTCACTATTGCGGACAAGTCACCGCCGCCGACCTCGACCAGATCGTCACCATTTGTGGCTGGGTACATCGTCGCCGCGACCACGGCGGCGTGATCTTCATCGACCTGCGCGACCGTGAAGGCCTGGTTCAGGTCGTATGCGACCCCGACCGTGCCGAGATGTTCAGGCTCGCCGAGTCGGTGCGCAGCGAGTTCGTCCTGAAGATGAGCGGCAAGGTCCGCCGCCGCCCGGCGGGGACCGAGAACGCCAACCTGACGTCCGGCGAGATCGAGATCCTGTGCCACGAGATCGAGGTGCTGAACGCGGCGGCGACGCCCCCGTTCCAGGTGGATGACGAGAACCTGTCCGAGACGGTGCGTCTGACCAACCGCGTCATCGACCTGCGCCGCCCGCAGATGCAGAAGAACCTGATGCTGCGCTACAAGACCACGATGGCCTTCCGCCGCTTCCTCGACGGCGCCGGCTTCATCGACGTCGAGACGCCGATGCTGACCAAGAGCACACCTGAAGGCGCACGCGACTACCTGGTACCCTCACGCGTGCACCCGGGCCAGTTCTTCGCCCTGCCTCAGTCGCCCCAGCTCTTCAAGCAGTTGCTGATGGTCGCCGGCTACGACCGCTACTACCAGATCGTCAAGTGCTTCCGCGACGAGGACCTGCGCGCCGACCGCCAGCCCGAGTTCACCCAGGTCGACCTCGAGACCTCGTTCATGAACGAGCACGAGATCACCGCGCTGGTCGAGGAGATGATCCGCTTCGTGTTCAAGGAGGCGATGGCGGTCGAGCTGCCCGCGCCCTTCCCGCGCATGACCTACGCCGAGGCGATGCGCCGTTACGGCTCGGACAAACCCGACCTGCGCGTCACGCTGGAACTCACCGACGTCACCGACGCTGTGCAGGACGTCGCCTTCAAGGTCTTCAGCGGCCCCGCCACCTCGGGCGGCCGGGTCGCCGCGATGCGCGTGCCCGGCGGCAACAGCCTGACCCGCGGCGAGATCGACGAGTACACCAAGTTCGTCGGCATCTACGGCGCCAAGGGCCTGGCCTACATCAAGGTCAACGACGTCACCCAGCCCAACGAACAGGGCCTGCAGTCGCCGATCGTCAAGAACCTGCACGAGACGGCGCTGCGCACCATCCTCGAGCGCACCGGCGCGCAATCGGGCGACCTGATCTTCTTCGGCGCCGACAAGACCAAGGTGGTCAACGACGCCATGGGCGCACTGCGCATCAAGCTCGGCCACGAGAAGGGCTATGTTACGGGCGAGGCATGGTGCCCGCTGTGGGTGGTCGACTTCCCGATGTTCGAGTACGACGAGGACGACAAGCGCTGGGTCGCCTGCCACCACCCCTTCACCAGCCCGAAGGACGAACACCTCGACCTGCTGACGACCAACCCGGGCGAGTGCCTCGCCAAGGCGTACGATCTGGCACTGAACGGCTGGGAAATCGGCGGCGGCTCGGTGCGTATCCACCGCGCCGACGTGCAGGCCAAGGTGTTCGACGCGCTCAACATCGGCCCCGAGGAGCAGCAGGTGAAGTTCGGCTTCCTGCTCGACGCACTGAAGTATGGCGCCCCGCCGCACGGCGGCCTGGCTTTCGGCCTCGACCGCATCGTCACCATGATGACCGGTGCCGAGTCGATCCGCGACGTCATTGCCTTCCCCAAGACCCAGCGTGCGCAGTGCCTGCTGACCAACGCCCCGGGCGAAGTGGATGAAAAGCAGCTGCGCGAACTGCACATCCGCCTGCGCCAGAAGGTCGAAACCCAGGTCGAAGTCGGCAAGACCTGA
- a CDS encoding response regulator — MLLPNELEVLVVESQPNMRAQLRTMLSSIGIENAQYAVSATAAMKRLREHRYDLILCEYNLGEGQDGQHLLEDLHAHGIIPLDTVFVMITGERNYERVTSACELSPNDYILKPLNAETLRVRLLRAFQKRDIFLPAWQLMRLGDPVGAIEYCRIARDENPQHLTDLLRLQAQLHASIGQLDEAESLYREILGSRSIPWAELGLARLLVLKKRYVEAEDILTGLIARHDRFIAAYELLAQLREETGRPDEACATLNAAAEKSPHRVARLRHLGTLSLAIGNPAGAEEALAEVVRKGKYSEFRDPEDHVRLVQAQLAQAKVQDAQGTIADLDRSMGRQPKGEVCKAVCTALVHAHNNDRARAQAALKAAALAGGTVRELSVGLRQDLIRACFDQDMQEQASELVTDLLRSSADERTIETTRAVLDQRGLGHLSQEIEARIQTEVKSLVTTGAEKARAGDFDGAVAEMMSAARKLPGNPHVLFNAALALLRHIENRGWNDAFATQARGLIQRAQRLSPANPRLAAITEFMHALIKRYGIRPEKVLGRPARTF; from the coding sequence ATGCTCCTGCCGAACGAGCTCGAAGTCCTCGTCGTCGAAAGCCAGCCCAACATGCGTGCGCAGCTGCGCACGATGCTGTCGTCGATCGGCATCGAGAACGCCCAGTACGCGGTTTCCGCAACGGCCGCGATGAAGCGGCTGCGCGAACATCGCTACGACCTGATCCTGTGCGAATACAACCTCGGCGAAGGCCAGGACGGCCAGCACCTGCTCGAGGACCTGCACGCCCACGGCATCATCCCGCTCGACACCGTGTTCGTCATGATCACCGGCGAACGCAATTACGAACGCGTCACCAGCGCGTGCGAGCTCTCCCCCAACGACTACATCCTCAAGCCGCTCAACGCCGAGACGCTGCGCGTGCGGCTGCTGCGAGCCTTCCAGAAACGCGACATCTTCCTGCCGGCATGGCAGTTGATGCGACTTGGCGATCCGGTTGGTGCCATCGAGTACTGCCGCATCGCACGCGACGAGAACCCGCAACACCTCACTGACCTGCTGCGACTGCAGGCGCAGTTGCACGCCAGCATCGGCCAGCTCGACGAAGCCGAGTCGCTCTATCGCGAGATCCTCGGCTCGCGCAGCATCCCATGGGCCGAACTCGGACTTGCCCGACTGCTGGTACTCAAGAAGCGCTACGTCGAGGCCGAGGACATCCTGACAGGCCTGATTGCGCGCCATGACCGCTTCATCGCCGCCTACGAACTGCTCGCCCAGCTCCGCGAAGAAACCGGTCGTCCGGACGAGGCCTGCGCCACCCTGAACGCTGCCGCGGAGAAGTCGCCGCACCGCGTCGCGCGCCTGCGGCACCTCGGCACGCTGTCACTCGCCATCGGAAATCCGGCGGGCGCGGAAGAGGCGCTTGCAGAGGTTGTCCGCAAGGGCAAGTACTCCGAATTCCGCGATCCGGAGGACCACGTCCGCCTCGTCCAGGCACAGCTTGCCCAAGCCAAGGTGCAGGATGCCCAAGGCACCATCGCAGACCTCGACCGCAGCATGGGACGACAACCCAAGGGTGAGGTCTGCAAGGCCGTGTGCACGGCGCTGGTGCATGCCCACAACAACGATCGCGCTCGAGCGCAGGCTGCGCTGAAGGCCGCAGCGCTAGCCGGCGGCACCGTGCGCGAGCTGTCGGTCGGGCTGCGGCAGGACCTGATCAGGGCCTGCTTCGACCAGGACATGCAGGAGCAGGCCAGCGAACTCGTCACCGACCTGTTGCGCAGCTCGGCCGACGAACGCACCATCGAGACCACGCGCGCGGTACTCGACCAGCGCGGACTCGGGCACCTGTCACAGGAGATCGAGGCGCGCATCCAGACCGAGGTCAAGTCGCTCGTCACCACGGGCGCGGAGAAAGCACGCGCAGGCGACTTCGACGGCGCCGTGGCCGAGATGATGAGCGCGGCGCGCAAGCTGCCGGGCAATCCCCATGTGCTGTTCAACGCCGCCCTCGCACTGCTGCGCCACATCGAGAACCGCGGTTGGAACGATGCCTTCGCCACCCAGGCGCGCGGCCTCATCCAGCGCGCCCAGCGCCTGTCCCCCGCCAATCCACGGCTGGCTGCGATCACCGAGTTCATGCACGCGCTCATCAAGCGCTACGGCATCCGGCCGGAAAAGGTCTTGGGCCGCCCGGCACGAACCTTCTGA
- a CDS encoding ribonuclease domain-containing protein yields the protein MFRTLLLRLALLLVLLAGCTPTGPDRDTLAGLPQEAVETISLIQKGGPFPYRKDGTVFQNREGLLPQKPRGYYREFTVPTPGSRDRGARRIVTGGNPPEVFYYTHDHYRSFRQVEPRP from the coding sequence ATGTTCCGCACGCTGCTGCTCCGCCTCGCGCTCCTCCTCGTCCTGCTTGCAGGCTGCACGCCGACCGGCCCGGACCGCGACACGCTCGCCGGCCTGCCGCAGGAGGCGGTCGAGACCATCAGCCTGATCCAGAAGGGCGGCCCCTTCCCCTACCGCAAGGACGGCACCGTGTTCCAGAACCGTGAGGGCCTGCTGCCACAGAAACCGCGCGGCTACTACCGCGAATTCACGGTGCCGACGCCCGGCTCACGCGACCGCGGCGCACGCCGCATCGTCACCGGCGGCAATCCGCCCGAGGTCTTCTACTACACCCACGACCACTACCGGAGCTTCCGCCAGGTGGAGCCGCGCCCATGA
- a CDS encoding barstar family protein, producing the protein MIPSPSDSPLDVRVELADCTDKAGLLRRFAEAFRFPDWFGHNWDALADCLTDLSWLPAPAYRVVLCNSSTLRTTHPDVLATTFDILDDTTRCWAEAGIAFSVEVMEDDAPSASARPPHDAPR; encoded by the coding sequence ATGATTCCCTCTCCTTCCGACTCACCTTTGGACGTGCGCGTCGAACTCGCCGACTGCACGGACAAGGCTGGACTGCTCAGGCGTTTCGCCGAGGCCTTCCGCTTTCCGGACTGGTTCGGACACAACTGGGACGCCCTGGCCGACTGCCTCACGGACCTGTCGTGGCTGCCCGCACCGGCCTACCGCGTGGTCCTGTGCAACTCCTCGACCCTGCGCACGACGCACCCCGACGTGCTGGCCACCACATTCGACATCCTTGACGACACGACGCGCTGCTGGGCTGAGGCCGGCATCGCGTTCAGCGTCGAGGTCATGGAAGACGACGCCCCTTCCGCTAGCGCCCGCCCGCCGCACGACGCGCCTCGATAA
- a CDS encoding cysteine-rich CWC family protein: protein MNPSVPDSTPSNLCPRCGARFTCGMRAGEAACWCAAYPAAFAVPAPESVPETGACYCPRCLAELIEARRAAGGR, encoded by the coding sequence ATGAACCCCTCAGTGCCAGACTCGACGCCGAGTAACCTCTGTCCGCGTTGCGGCGCGCGTTTCACCTGTGGCATGCGCGCGGGCGAGGCGGCCTGCTGGTGTGCGGCCTACCCGGCCGCTTTTGCCGTGCCAGCGCCGGAATCCGTACCCGAGACCGGCGCCTGTTACTGTCCGAGGTGTCTCGCCGAGCTTATCGAGGCGCGTCGTGCGGCGGGCGGGCGCTAG
- a CDS encoding Hsp20/alpha crystallin family protein has protein sequence MSSNLTRRTDPLDDFFRGFFVRPVDFGGGPLANAGVEAPQMRVDVKETSEGYEVHAELPGMKKEDIHVHIDGPVVSISAERKQEKEVKEGEKVLRTERYFGKVSRSFQLGQEIDEAKAAAKFKDGVLELSLPKKAEAQAKRLTID, from the coding sequence ATGAGCAGCAATCTCACCCGTCGTACCGACCCCCTGGACGACTTCTTCCGCGGCTTCTTCGTACGTCCCGTAGACTTCGGCGGCGGTCCCCTCGCCAATGCAGGCGTGGAGGCCCCGCAGATGCGCGTCGACGTCAAGGAGACCAGCGAGGGCTACGAGGTCCATGCCGAACTGCCCGGCATGAAGAAGGAAGACATCCACGTCCATATCGACGGCCCGGTAGTGTCGATCAGCGCCGAACGCAAGCAGGAAAAGGAAGTGAAGGAAGGCGAGAAGGTGCTGCGGACCGAACGCTACTTCGGCAAGGTGTCGCGCAGTTTCCAGCTCGGTCAGGAAATCGACGAAGCCAAGGCGGCCGCCAAGTTCAAGGACGGTGTGCTCGAACTCTCCCTGCCGAAGAAGGCGGAGGCCCAGGCCAAGCGCCTGACGATCGACTGA
- the argB gene encoding acetylglutamate kinase translates to MTDTRPADPVTPARKAEILAEALPYIKRFFDKTIVIKYGGNAMTDPHLKECFAQDVVLLKLVGLNPVVVHGGGPQIETLLTRVGKKGEFIQGMRVTDAETMEVVEMVLGGQVNKEIVNLINQAGGKAVGLTGKDASFIRAKKLLMQKLDAPAGDLIDVGQVGEITSIDPSLIAFLDKGDFIPVIAPIGVGEEGETYNINADVVAGKLAEILKAEKLVLLTNTPGVLDKAGNLLTGLTPREIDELVADGTLSGGMLPKIGSALDAARNGVKSVHIIDGRVEHCLLLEILTDHGVGTMIKSK, encoded by the coding sequence ATGACCGACACCCGCCCCGCCGACCCCGTCACCCCCGCCCGCAAGGCCGAGATCCTGGCCGAGGCCCTGCCTTACATCAAGCGCTTCTTCGACAAGACCATCGTCATCAAGTACGGCGGCAACGCGATGACCGACCCGCACCTCAAGGAATGCTTCGCGCAGGACGTCGTGCTGCTCAAGCTGGTCGGCCTGAACCCGGTGGTCGTCCATGGCGGCGGCCCGCAGATCGAGACCCTGCTGACACGCGTGGGCAAGAAGGGCGAGTTCATCCAGGGCATGCGCGTCACCGACGCCGAGACCATGGAAGTGGTCGAGATGGTGCTCGGCGGTCAGGTGAACAAGGAGATCGTCAACCTGATCAACCAGGCGGGCGGCAAGGCCGTCGGCCTCACCGGCAAGGACGCCAGCTTCATCCGCGCCAAGAAACTGCTGATGCAGAAGCTCGACGCGCCGGCGGGTGACCTGATCGACGTCGGCCAGGTGGGCGAGATCACCAGCATCGATCCCAGCCTGATCGCCTTCCTCGACAAGGGCGACTTCATCCCGGTGATCGCGCCAATTGGCGTCGGCGAAGAGGGCGAGACCTACAACATCAACGCCGACGTGGTCGCCGGCAAGCTGGCCGAGATCCTGAAGGCGGAGAAGCTGGTGCTGCTGACCAACACGCCGGGCGTTCTCGACAAGGCCGGCAACCTGCTCACCGGCCTGACGCCGCGCGAGATCGACGAGCTCGTCGCCGACGGCACCCTGTCGGGCGGCATGCTGCCCAAGATCGGCTCGGCGCTGGACGCGGCACGCAACGGCGTGAAGTCGGTGCACATCATCGACGGCCGCGTCGAACATTGCCTGCTGCTCGAGATCCTGACCGACCACGGCGTCGGCACGATGATCAAGAGCAAGTAA
- a CDS encoding NAD-dependent epimerase produces MKILVTGAAGFIGMHASQRLLARGDQVVGLDNLNDYYDPTLKEARLARLTPHAGFRFVKMDVADRAGMERLFAEEKFDRVIHLAAQAGVRYSLQNPHAYIDSNLVGFMNILEGCRHAKVQHLVYASSSSVYGGNTKMPFSERDSVDHPVSIYAATKKANELMAHTYSHLYGLPTTGLRFFTVYGPWGRPDMALFLFTKAILEGRPIDVFNHGKMKRDFTYVDDIVEGVIRTLDRTAAADAAFDSDNPDPGRSNAPYRVFNIGNHNPVELMAFVSAIEETLGVTAQKNFMPLQDGDVPATYADTEALNAWTGFAPATSVKDGVARFVAWYRDYYRV; encoded by the coding sequence ATGAAAATCCTCGTCACTGGTGCCGCCGGCTTCATCGGCATGCATGCGTCCCAACGTCTCCTCGCGCGCGGGGACCAGGTGGTCGGACTCGACAATCTCAACGACTATTACGACCCGACGCTGAAGGAGGCGCGCCTGGCTAGGCTGACGCCGCACGCGGGGTTCCGCTTCGTGAAGATGGACGTGGCCGACCGTGCCGGCATGGAGCGCCTGTTCGCCGAGGAGAAGTTCGATCGTGTGATCCACCTCGCGGCGCAGGCCGGGGTGCGCTACTCGCTGCAGAACCCGCATGCCTACATCGACAGCAACCTGGTTGGCTTCATGAACATCCTGGAGGGCTGCCGGCATGCGAAGGTGCAGCATCTGGTGTATGCGTCGAGTTCCAGCGTCTATGGCGGCAATACCAAGATGCCGTTCTCGGAGCGCGACAGCGTCGATCATCCGGTGAGCATCTACGCCGCGACCAAGAAGGCGAACGAACTGATGGCGCATACCTACAGCCATCTCTACGGCCTGCCGACGACCGGCCTGCGCTTCTTCACCGTCTATGGTCCGTGGGGGCGCCCGGACATGGCGTTGTTCCTGTTCACCAAGGCCATCCTCGAAGGACGTCCGATCGACGTCTTCAACCACGGCAAGATGAAGCGCGACTTCACCTACGTGGATGACATCGTCGAGGGCGTGATCCGTACGCTCGACCGAACGGCGGCGGCGGATGCCGCCTTCGATTCGGACAACCCGGACCCTGGCCGCAGCAACGCCCCGTACCGCGTGTTCAACATCGGCAACCACAACCCGGTGGAGCTGATGGCCTTCGTGTCGGCGATCGAGGAAACCCTGGGCGTGACCGCACAGAAGAACTTCATGCCGCTGCAGGATGGCGACGTGCCGGCGACCTACGCCGATACCGAGGCGCTGAACGCCTGGACCGGCTTTGCGCCGGCGACCAGCGTGAAGGACGGCGTCGCCCGCTTCGTTGCCTGGTATCGCGACTACTACCGCGTCTGA